Proteins co-encoded in one Moritella sp. F3 genomic window:
- a CDS encoding DUF3565 domain-containing protein, which yields MKQPIVGYHKDEEDDWVAELACDHFQHVRHNPPWFCRPWVITIEGRKSMLGFELGCKKCDEGAPRDKD from the coding sequence ATGAAGCAGCCAATTGTTGGTTACCATAAAGATGAAGAGGATGATTGGGTCGCCGAACTTGCCTGTGATCATTTTCAGCATGTTCGTCACAATCCACCCTGGTTTTGTCGCCCTTGGGTCATCACCATAGAAGGCCGTAAATCTATGTTAGGTTTTGAGCTTGGCTGTAAAAAGTGTGATGAAGGTGCCCCTCGCGATAAAGACTAG
- a CDS encoding sulfite exporter TauE/SafE family protein: MLVETLLPFMAIIAVATYVQSVAGFALGMIVMGTVTTFNLVPIAFTSVVISFVTLINSIFILKGCMQQLNRRLVLLTVAGMLPGLMIGLTLLEYLSNEYNQVLQNILGIAIIGAGISMILKSPHKDRKQSHESMFFGAGTASGILTGMFSMGGPPLVYIFYRQPFTLNLIRLYLLSIFFVSSISRITMVGIQGGLTSDMLLFSVICIPVVLSMSWVAKHYPPPISLDTMRKFAFCLLMIIGSSLLFG; this comes from the coding sequence ATGCTCGTCGAAACCTTGCTGCCCTTCATGGCCATTATTGCTGTCGCGACCTACGTACAAAGTGTCGCTGGATTTGCTTTAGGCATGATCGTCATGGGCACTGTGACCACGTTTAACTTAGTACCCATCGCATTCACCTCGGTCGTGATCAGCTTTGTCACCTTGATTAACAGTATTTTTATTTTAAAAGGCTGTATGCAACAACTCAACAGGCGTTTAGTATTATTGACCGTTGCGGGAATGCTACCAGGTTTAATGATTGGCTTAACATTACTTGAATATTTAAGTAATGAATACAACCAGGTATTACAAAATATTCTTGGCATCGCGATTATTGGTGCTGGCATTAGCATGATTTTAAAATCGCCACACAAAGACCGTAAGCAGTCTCATGAAAGCATGTTCTTTGGTGCAGGTACTGCGTCGGGTATTCTAACGGGCATGTTTAGTATGGGCGGTCCACCTTTGGTTTATATCTTCTACCGCCAACCGTTTACGCTTAACCTTATTCGTTTATACCTGTTAAGCATTTTCTTTGTTAGCTCAATAAGCCGTATCACTATGGTTGGTATTCAAGGTGGGTTAACGAGTGACATGCTATTGTTCTCCGTTATTTGTATTCCTGTCGTACTCAGTATGAGCTGGGTTGCTAAACATTATCCACCACCAATTAGCCTAGATACCATGCGCAAATTCGCATTTTGTTTATTGATGATTATCGGTAGTAGCTTATTGTTTGGCTAA
- a CDS encoding DUF2007 domain-containing protein, which produces MKLIYTHENGFLVNNVKNIIESHRIDVVIKNEFSSGAVGEVSAFDAWMELWVINDNELERALEIISAIHSRADDPDWYCQQCAEKNDASFDICWNCQSEH; this is translated from the coding sequence ATGAAATTAATTTATACCCATGAAAATGGCTTTCTTGTTAACAATGTTAAGAACATTATCGAGTCTCATCGCATTGATGTCGTAATTAAAAATGAGTTTTCATCTGGTGCCGTCGGCGAAGTATCGGCATTTGATGCTTGGATGGAGCTTTGGGTAATCAATGATAATGAACTTGAACGCGCGCTTGAGATTATTTCAGCGATACACAGTAGAGCGGATGATCCTGATTGGTATTGTCAGCAATGCGCCGAGAAAAATGATGCTTCATTTGATATTTGTTGGAATTGCCAATCTGAACATTAA
- a CDS encoding GH3 auxin-responsive promoter family protein: protein MALINGITRKIAHKLTHKVANNLSLHGYKQFCTALAHPQAVQREKLSSLLKVIAPSVSGKKYNLSSSLFYEEFIRKVPITEYDDWAAQIEKARSGSNQELSVEANERFQPTSGSTSKIKWIPYTQSFLNELDAAISPWVVDMYKDNPGMLKGTHYWSLSWVPTELRRTISGAVNDDLKLLPWWKRIFMGLTSSVPEGVSLADTSEDSLFATLCYLLADKSLTFLSVWSPTFALTLFDNIIKHKLELVSVLATGKWGKRATALPGLKCPKSQRVAEILLQWKGDISAELLQQIWPKLALVSAWDTSSSASWANKLKNLLPQGEFQGKGLWATEGVVTIPFQGQYPLAICSHFYEFIDLDTEDVFPAWQLKQEQIVRPVLTTGSGLLRYAMKDKLRVSGFLQDCPCFEFLGRLDGIDLVGEKMSPEIALEVMNTAEQNPRLTAITVFAVPANNENEKPFYLLLCEPNSHITELEMQQVAANAEAELKACFHYQLARDLGQLDALKVCCSQTARELYYSRCEARGMVVGNIKIEPLVLWDIDMPSAFLEAIAA from the coding sequence ATGGCGTTAATAAATGGCATCACCCGTAAGATTGCACATAAGCTCACCCATAAAGTTGCAAACAATTTGAGCTTACATGGATACAAACAATTTTGTACAGCTTTAGCGCATCCGCAAGCAGTGCAACGTGAAAAATTAAGTTCATTGTTAAAAGTGATCGCGCCGAGTGTATCAGGTAAAAAATACAATCTATCTAGCTCACTATTTTATGAAGAGTTTATTCGTAAGGTTCCCATCACTGAATATGACGATTGGGCTGCACAAATCGAAAAGGCGAGGTCGGGCAGTAACCAGGAGCTGAGTGTTGAAGCGAATGAGCGATTTCAGCCGACCAGTGGTTCAACTTCGAAAATAAAGTGGATCCCTTATACGCAGTCATTTTTAAATGAACTTGATGCTGCAATTTCGCCTTGGGTGGTGGACATGTACAAGGACAATCCGGGCATGCTTAAAGGGACGCACTATTGGTCATTGTCTTGGGTGCCTACAGAGCTAAGGCGGACAATATCTGGTGCAGTGAATGATGACTTGAAGTTACTGCCCTGGTGGAAACGAATATTTATGGGCTTAACGAGTTCGGTACCTGAAGGAGTGTCTTTAGCGGATACATCGGAAGACTCTCTCTTTGCCACTTTATGTTATTTACTGGCGGATAAATCCTTAACTTTTCTGTCTGTGTGGAGTCCGACTTTTGCACTGACCTTATTTGATAATATTATTAAACATAAATTAGAGCTGGTATCAGTATTAGCAACGGGTAAGTGGGGGAAACGTGCTACGGCACTACCTGGACTGAAATGCCCTAAGTCACAACGAGTTGCTGAGATATTATTGCAGTGGAAGGGCGATATTTCAGCCGAGCTATTACAACAAATCTGGCCTAAATTGGCTTTGGTTAGCGCATGGGATACGTCGTCATCTGCTTCGTGGGCGAATAAATTGAAAAATTTACTGCCTCAGGGTGAGTTTCAAGGTAAGGGACTGTGGGCCACTGAGGGCGTTGTTACTATTCCTTTCCAAGGGCAATATCCATTAGCCATATGCAGTCATTTTTATGAATTTATAGACCTTGATACTGAAGATGTGTTTCCTGCTTGGCAGCTAAAACAAGAGCAAATTGTCAGGCCTGTATTAACGACTGGCAGTGGTTTGCTGCGTTATGCGATGAAAGACAAATTACGTGTGAGTGGTTTTCTGCAAGATTGCCCTTGCTTTGAATTTTTAGGTCGCTTAGACGGTATTGATCTTGTGGGTGAGAAAATGAGCCCAGAGATCGCGCTTGAAGTCATGAACACAGCGGAGCAAAATCCCCGCTTAACAGCGATAACGGTGTTTGCTGTTCCTGCCAATAATGAAAATGAAAAACCATTCTATCTTTTGCTCTGTGAACCGAATAGTCATATTACCGAACTGGAAATGCAACAGGTCGCAGCCAATGCGGAAGCGGAGCTGAAGGCGTGTTTTCATTACCAGTTGGCAAGGGACCTTGGGCAGCTAGATGCGCTCAAAGTATGTTGCAGCCAGACTGCGCGTGAATTGTATTATTCTCGCTGTGAAGCGCGAGGCATGGTTGTTGGTAATATCAAAATTGAGCCATTAGTGCTTTGGGATATTGATATGCCAAGTGCCTTTTTAGAAGCTATTGCAGCATAA
- a CDS encoding murein L,D-transpeptidase family protein: protein MFQFLFLSTFVIFSLNSHASLQLQADYILVNKSARTLLLLKDNQIIKSYPISLGKNPIGAKTQRGDKKTPEGIYNIDFKNRQSKFHLSLHINYPNQFDKQRSGKDNLDPGGSIYIHGLPNKNRNAGLLIGSDWTNGCIAVSNKEIRDIAKYVPNGTPIEITP from the coding sequence ATGTTCCAATTTCTATTCTTATCGACATTCGTTATATTTTCATTAAATAGCCACGCATCGCTACAGCTCCAAGCAGACTATATCTTGGTGAACAAATCCGCGCGCACTCTGCTATTGCTAAAAGATAACCAGATCATTAAGTCTTATCCTATTTCATTAGGTAAAAACCCCATTGGTGCTAAGACACAACGTGGTGATAAGAAAACCCCTGAGGGAATATATAATATTGATTTCAAGAACAGACAAAGTAAATTCCATTTAAGCCTGCACATCAACTACCCCAATCAATTCGATAAGCAACGCTCAGGCAAAGATAATCTAGATCCAGGCGGCAGTATTTATATTCATGGTTTACCAAATAAAAATCGCAATGCAGGGCTATTAATTGGCTCAGATTGGACAAATGGCTGCATTGCCGTCAGTAATAAAGAAATTCGCGATATCGCTAAATATGTACCAAACGGTACACCGATAGAAATAACACCTTAA
- a CDS encoding peptide synthetase produces the protein MTFKRKLSPTERFYISCDDFNAEETATCVVNQMVLEGQGDIDIAAWKKAVTQASESLQGTRFRLSGKLGFSHWSDAGVTTQLEVIRGLNWDGMSDEAAPFLNRPLDVKTSTGCEVLLIIGEVSGKHHIIFRTHHAVMDGRGTKTFADEVLRALRQLTLQGDNSFVRDVDLAKSVTSLPGEKVSDTVAAPTGVPLGRDFGSSWQRRTLPGSYKQVLANAGISVAKLANLYSDSPVRIQLPVDLRMHDSDIVSTGNLTGGLLMQVSPVSTTADWTKQIKLKIADLEHARMPQFAGIPTLNALNWVPLTWLKKFNDKLALKRQETGQYRTSGIISNLGFLKVDEYSAAGFNCTSVFFIPPYFNTTALFLVLAGNKDSVEVILRIPHQLSSNGRAEHALSQICHGICYGHEESIESSIHIANQEHPIKQAS, from the coding sequence ATGACGTTTAAACGTAAACTTTCACCAACAGAGCGTTTTTATATTAGCTGTGATGATTTTAATGCCGAAGAAACGGCGACCTGTGTTGTGAATCAGATGGTGTTGGAAGGGCAAGGCGATATTGATATCGCAGCCTGGAAAAAAGCCGTTACTCAAGCTTCAGAGTCTTTACAGGGCACACGATTTAGACTATCAGGTAAACTTGGTTTTAGCCATTGGTCTGACGCCGGAGTAACGACACAGCTGGAAGTGATCCGCGGCTTAAATTGGGATGGCATGAGTGATGAGGCCGCGCCATTCTTAAATCGCCCGTTAGATGTAAAAACCAGTACGGGGTGTGAAGTATTATTGATCATCGGTGAAGTGAGTGGTAAGCACCATATTATATTTAGAACGCACCATGCCGTGATGGATGGACGCGGTACTAAAACATTTGCAGATGAAGTGTTACGTGCATTACGACAGCTGACATTGCAAGGTGACAATAGCTTTGTACGTGATGTTGATCTTGCTAAGTCAGTGACCTCACTACCGGGTGAAAAAGTGAGTGATACTGTTGCGGCTCCCACTGGTGTACCGCTTGGACGAGACTTTGGTTCATCTTGGCAGCGCCGCACTTTACCCGGCAGTTATAAGCAGGTACTAGCCAATGCTGGTATCAGTGTTGCTAAGTTAGCCAATCTTTATTCTGACTCGCCTGTGCGGATCCAATTACCTGTTGATTTACGCATGCATGATTCTGACATTGTCTCTACGGGTAATTTGACTGGCGGGCTATTAATGCAAGTATCTCCGGTGAGCACGACAGCTGACTGGACTAAACAAATCAAGCTTAAAATAGCAGATCTAGAGCATGCAAGAATGCCGCAGTTTGCCGGTATTCCGACACTCAACGCACTAAATTGGGTTCCGCTAACGTGGTTGAAAAAGTTCAATGATAAACTGGCATTAAAGCGCCAAGAAACAGGGCAATATCGTACTTCAGGTATTATTTCTAATCTCGGTTTTCTTAAAGTGGATGAATATAGCGCTGCTGGTTTCAATTGCACGAGTGTATTTTTTATTCCTCCGTATTTTAATACCACGGCACTTTTTTTGGTTTTAGCAGGTAATAAAGACTCTGTTGAAGTTATTTTACGCATCCCACATCAACTCAGCAGTAACGGCCGTGCCGAGCATGCCTTATCGCAAATATGTCATGGTATTTGTTATGGGCATGAAGAGAGCATAGAGTCCTCTATTCATATAGCAAACCAAGAACACCCTATTAAGCAGGCAAGTTAA
- a CDS encoding efflux RND transporter periplasmic adaptor subunit: MSSSQNKDYIAMWFQARKAFGIGDRMNVGLLNKSADDINWFEFSHSEMDGLGGLTTILREHDYPCLDLPKIADKSAPSHWQQVKMLFAGGKSNVPKNIRWKATFPDYATTNLANTQYSNDAPIVNRYFSKVETLEIKKLAKKHRVALNIYLFWALNRAVAEQLLASQQDYYWLYPVNLRGALPHVPETGNCSSGINILLNNTMAPRDIQFQIKQQIKAKSHWQLWWQAHIGKVIGEKGIRRIYEYVSERQFYAGSFSFLGNWPLKDDNNPPVNPDELWVCCGIGTKNYPVSTGILLWHGQLSLGLKLHPYIAEDITITESVMQCWKLHLLQGNLLVPEETAASAAARVNMETHAVANIGEKANVNESTDESAVVKLEAKLKTKLEAKSKTKSKKQSKPSKLKQFLLPKIEKGIQQAKDTLLPYWQQGQLLFIRHKKVSIPLSIMAFTLTCMTLLSVIRPQSQVNPEINRFPSVRYMDVVFDNAIIPIFSRGIVAAKTQISLNSEVTARVKSIADTFTAGGYFNAGDVLLSMDDEAYQLEVIKKQQAVDGALLHLAEAKAKAHVARRGVSSKATRFARHIPQINDAKSRVKAAEADLRLANIKVDRTVIKAPFSGRVKAVNVGQGQLVNSGEIIGEIYSLDKMHVRLPVADKYLTLMNLPFKVSAYSHDQKTVTAVDTTAGQNPRVTLSVSVNDKKYQWQGLITGTEGGLAENRLQYVVAEVLNDPEQPLYLQPGRFVTAEIAGREFEQVVIIPRLALRNDNKVWLLDPEQRLSIVAVDVLHQGKDQVYIIGGLNAGDKLILTPLDVAVDGMKLNVIQLDLDLDRDLESALSRVTKSSEARS, translated from the coding sequence ATGAGCAGTAGCCAAAATAAAGATTATATAGCAATGTGGTTCCAGGCACGTAAAGCCTTTGGGATCGGTGACCGAATGAATGTTGGCTTGCTAAATAAAAGCGCAGATGACATTAATTGGTTTGAATTTTCCCACAGCGAGATGGACGGTCTTGGTGGACTTACTACGATCTTACGTGAGCATGATTACCCGTGCCTTGACTTGCCAAAAATCGCGGACAAAAGTGCGCCATCTCATTGGCAACAAGTTAAAATGCTTTTTGCTGGTGGTAAGTCTAACGTGCCTAAAAACATTCGTTGGAAAGCCACATTTCCAGATTATGCGACGACAAATCTAGCTAATACTCAATACAGCAATGACGCACCGATTGTTAATAGATATTTCAGTAAAGTTGAAACACTTGAGATTAAAAAGTTAGCGAAAAAACATCGTGTCGCGCTGAATATTTACCTATTTTGGGCATTAAACAGAGCTGTGGCGGAGCAACTTCTCGCGTCACAACAAGACTATTACTGGCTCTACCCAGTTAATTTACGTGGTGCTCTTCCTCATGTCCCTGAAACAGGTAATTGCTCATCAGGGATTAATATCTTACTTAACAATACGATGGCACCGCGCGATATCCAGTTTCAGATTAAGCAACAAATCAAAGCCAAAAGTCATTGGCAGCTTTGGTGGCAGGCCCACATCGGTAAAGTTATTGGTGAGAAAGGCATACGTCGTATTTATGAATATGTTAGTGAACGCCAATTTTACGCTGGTTCATTTAGTTTTTTAGGTAACTGGCCACTTAAAGATGATAATAATCCCCCTGTAAATCCAGATGAGTTGTGGGTGTGCTGTGGTATTGGCACTAAAAATTATCCAGTATCGACAGGTATTTTACTGTGGCATGGACAATTGTCTTTGGGGTTGAAATTACACCCGTATATTGCTGAAGATATCACCATAACGGAATCCGTGATGCAGTGTTGGAAACTGCATTTACTGCAAGGTAATTTACTGGTTCCAGAAGAAACGGCGGCGAGTGCGGCAGCCAGAGTTAATATGGAAACTCATGCTGTTGCTAATATAGGTGAAAAAGCGAATGTAAATGAAAGCACTGATGAATCAGCTGTTGTTAAGTTAGAGGCTAAATTAAAAACTAAGCTAGAGGCTAAGTCAAAAACCAAGTCAAAAAAACAAAGTAAACCTAGCAAGTTAAAACAGTTTCTACTACCTAAAATAGAAAAAGGCATACAGCAAGCTAAAGACACGTTATTACCATACTGGCAACAAGGGCAGTTATTATTTATTCGCCATAAAAAAGTATCAATCCCGCTTTCGATTATGGCATTTACTTTGACCTGCATGACATTGTTATCAGTCATTCGACCGCAAAGCCAAGTTAACCCAGAAATTAACCGTTTCCCATCTGTTCGTTATATGGATGTGGTTTTTGATAATGCGATTATCCCTATTTTTAGCCGCGGTATTGTTGCCGCTAAAACGCAAATTAGCCTTAATTCTGAAGTGACTGCACGCGTTAAGTCTATTGCAGATACTTTCACCGCGGGAGGCTATTTTAATGCTGGTGATGTGCTGCTATCGATGGATGACGAAGCTTATCAACTTGAAGTGATCAAAAAGCAGCAGGCCGTTGACGGTGCGCTATTACATTTAGCTGAGGCTAAAGCGAAAGCCCACGTGGCACGACGTGGGGTGTCTAGTAAAGCGACTCGTTTTGCTCGCCACATACCACAAATTAATGATGCGAAAAGCCGGGTTAAGGCGGCTGAGGCTGATTTACGTTTAGCTAATATCAAAGTAGATCGTACTGTGATTAAAGCCCCGTTTTCTGGTCGCGTTAAAGCAGTAAATGTAGGCCAAGGCCAGTTAGTTAACTCAGGTGAAATCATTGGCGAAATATATTCGCTAGATAAAATGCATGTGCGACTTCCTGTTGCAGATAAATATTTAACCTTAATGAATTTGCCCTTTAAAGTCTCCGCATACTCACATGATCAAAAAACGGTGACGGCTGTGGATACAACGGCAGGACAAAATCCGAGAGTCACGCTCTCTGTCAGTGTGAATGATAAAAAATATCAATGGCAAGGGCTGATAACGGGGACTGAAGGTGGTTTAGCCGAAAATCGATTGCAGTACGTGGTTGCTGAGGTATTAAACGATCCGGAGCAACCTTTGTATCTACAACCAGGGCGATTTGTTACGGCCGAGATTGCTGGTCGTGAGTTTGAGCAAGTTGTGATTATCCCGCGTTTAGCGTTGCGTAATGATAATAAGGTATGGCTGCTGGATCCCGAGCAACGTCTTAGTATTGTGGCCGTGGATGTTCTTCATCAAGGTAAAGATCAGGTATATATCATTGGTGGTTTGAATGCTGGCGATAAACTAATATTAACTCCACTTGATGTTGCCGTTGATGGCATGAAGTTGAACGTTATCCAATTAGATTTAGATCTAGACCGCGATTTAGAAAGTGCCCTAAGCCGAGTGACCAAATCGAGTGAGGCGCGATCATGA
- a CDS encoding efflux RND transporter permease subunit, with translation MKALISWFAYNRVAANLIMMVIIALGCLALPDTRKELIPGVSLERIAISTLYPGAAPREVEAAVCTRIEAVVYDIAGTLDLTSFASSGSCYTTIDIADGYNIKAVLDEVKSRIESINSFPDEVAKPVISELIERYRVAKLIISGAGDEWTLKRLAENIRLDLLEEPVISVIELQNSRPYEISIALSEDSLAQYNLKFEDVVNTLKATALDLPGGSLATEQGDILIQTLGQIESADDFASIILQANEDGGRILLSDIATINDGFRDEGTMAQLDGERAVSLDVYRVGDQNIIDVADAINKYVQTPKTYLPEGVSLYVWQDDSKLFMSRIDLLVGNVFSGLCLLFVILLLFLNWRLSFWVSLGIPISFMGAFWLLPVFDGSINIISLFAFLLVLGIVVDDAIVVGESIYTEQATSNKGVEGAIEGAYKVAKPITFAIITSVIAFMPLLFLPGPEGKLMQVIPVVVITTLLFSLFESLFILPAHLSHDSQPSSQQTRLPGGTQATKNKVALLREVLEGIQSRFSAALERFVIHQYKPFLGHVLRWRWSYILGFIGLFFISLTLLSSGWLRTVLFSAIEGDIAYANVTFAEGSNPQKTKLALLKIEHEALQLQQELVDEQGISAIAHVYSVVAPISKYSRESQAAADDHIGRVYLELSVSNDRIMSGNDIIRRWRDGVGELEDSIELSFVSDLTPPSADINIELSSRDLDDLALQAEALKQVMARFEGVYDIQDSQQRSSRQVQLALKPVARDMGLTLSALGQQVQQAYLGVEVLSMPRGEDEVKVQVRYPKTATSSLWHLENMHIQLPSGEGVPLFTIADVSYQSADHNIKRYERNRVISVSAFVDPGKNSTKAVIADLESGFLQQLTDTTAVKWSKAGKQKSIVEFVDILTSSYLLALIAMYLVMAILFSSYTQPLLVMFAIPFGLVGSLLGHLLLGVDVTLWSFIGMVAVSGIVVNDNLVLIDYINEKRAKGESLETAIASAGVRRFRPIILTSLTTFIGLVPIMSETSLQAQFLIPMAISLAFGVLFATLVSLLLVPAVYLLIQDVANTLATSVFKTPRLNSQGFNENKMNELPDNPAADNAA, from the coding sequence ATGAAGGCATTAATTTCTTGGTTTGCCTATAATCGAGTCGCTGCCAATTTGATTATGATGGTGATCATTGCGCTTGGCTGTTTAGCGTTACCCGACACACGGAAAGAATTAATTCCAGGCGTGTCATTAGAGCGTATTGCGATCTCGACATTATATCCAGGTGCGGCACCGCGAGAAGTCGAGGCTGCTGTCTGCACCCGCATTGAAGCTGTTGTTTATGATATTGCAGGGACACTGGATTTAACCTCATTCGCTAGTTCTGGTTCTTGTTATACCACCATTGATATTGCTGATGGTTATAATATCAAAGCTGTATTGGATGAAGTTAAGTCAAGGATTGAAAGTATCAATTCATTTCCTGATGAAGTGGCTAAGCCTGTTATCAGTGAATTAATTGAACGCTATCGAGTGGCTAAACTGATTATTTCAGGCGCTGGAGATGAGTGGACACTAAAACGTTTGGCTGAAAATATCCGCTTGGATCTGTTAGAAGAGCCTGTCATTTCGGTGATAGAACTGCAAAATTCGCGACCTTACGAGATCAGTATCGCTTTATCTGAAGACAGTTTGGCACAATACAATTTAAAATTTGAAGATGTGGTGAATACATTAAAAGCCACTGCGCTAGACTTACCCGGTGGGAGTTTAGCCACAGAGCAGGGCGATATACTGATCCAAACCTTAGGTCAAATTGAAAGTGCTGATGACTTTGCCAGTATCATCCTGCAAGCGAATGAAGATGGTGGGCGGATCTTACTCAGTGATATAGCCACGATTAACGACGGTTTTCGTGATGAAGGCACCATGGCGCAACTTGATGGTGAGCGGGCTGTATCTTTAGATGTATACCGTGTTGGTGATCAGAATATTATTGATGTTGCTGATGCGATAAATAAGTATGTGCAGACGCCAAAAACCTATCTGCCAGAAGGGGTTAGTTTGTATGTCTGGCAAGACGATTCTAAATTGTTCATGAGCCGTATCGATTTATTGGTTGGTAACGTGTTTAGCGGTCTATGTCTGTTATTTGTTATTTTACTGCTGTTTTTAAATTGGCGTTTATCATTTTGGGTAAGTTTGGGGATCCCTATTTCATTTATGGGCGCTTTTTGGCTGTTACCGGTTTTTGATGGTTCGATTAATATTATTTCCCTGTTTGCTTTTTTATTGGTGCTTGGGATAGTCGTTGATGATGCGATTGTTGTGGGGGAAAGTATTTACACCGAGCAAGCAACGAGTAATAAAGGGGTTGAAGGGGCGATTGAGGGTGCTTATAAAGTGGCTAAACCAATCACCTTTGCCATTATCACTAGTGTCATTGCCTTTATGCCGCTGCTCTTTTTACCAGGTCCTGAAGGTAAGTTGATGCAGGTTATTCCTGTGGTCGTTATTACCACTTTATTGTTTTCGTTGTTTGAATCTTTATTTATTTTACCTGCTCATTTAAGTCATGACTCTCAGCCCTCATCGCAGCAAACGAGGTTACCAGGCGGAACCCAAGCAACTAAAAATAAAGTGGCACTGCTTCGTGAGGTGTTAGAGGGGATACAAAGTCGATTTTCAGCCGCGTTGGAAAGGTTTGTTATTCATCAATATAAACCTTTCCTTGGCCATGTATTACGTTGGCGCTGGAGTTATATACTTGGCTTTATCGGGTTATTTTTTATCTCTTTAACTTTACTTTCCAGCGGCTGGTTAAGAACCGTTTTATTTTCAGCCATTGAAGGGGATATAGCTTATGCCAATGTTACGTTTGCAGAAGGCAGTAATCCACAGAAAACCAAATTAGCATTATTAAAAATTGAACACGAAGCCTTACAGTTACAGCAAGAACTCGTTGACGAGCAGGGTATTTCTGCTATTGCTCACGTGTACTCTGTTGTCGCACCAATAAGTAAATATTCACGTGAGTCGCAAGCGGCGGCTGATGATCATATTGGCAGGGTTTATTTGGAATTATCGGTATCCAACGATCGCATTATGTCAGGTAATGACATTATTAGACGCTGGCGTGACGGTGTAGGTGAACTTGAAGATAGTATTGAATTAAGCTTTGTATCCGACCTTACCCCGCCAAGTGCTGATATAAATATTGAATTGTCGAGCCGAGACTTAGACGACCTTGCACTGCAAGCTGAGGCATTAAAGCAAGTGATGGCTCGGTTTGAAGGGGTGTATGATATTCAAGACTCGCAGCAACGTAGTTCAAGGCAAGTTCAATTAGCATTAAAACCTGTCGCCCGTGATATGGGACTGACACTAAGCGCATTAGGTCAGCAGGTTCAGCAGGCTTATTTAGGTGTTGAAGTCTTGAGTATGCCACGTGGTGAAGATGAAGTTAAAGTACAGGTTCGCTATCCCAAAACGGCAACTAGTTCGTTATGGCATTTAGAAAATATGCATATTCAACTGCCCAGTGGTGAAGGCGTGCCATTGTTTACTATTGCTGATGTGAGCTATCAATCGGCAGATCATAATATTAAACGCTATGAACGTAATCGCGTTATTTCTGTATCTGCATTTGTCGACCCAGGGAAAAACAGCACGAAAGCGGTGATTGCTGATCTAGAATCTGGGTTCTTACAGCAATTAACAGATACGACGGCAGTTAAGTGGTCGAAAGCCGGTAAGCAGAAGAGTATTGTCGAGTTTGTTGATATTTTAACAAGCAGCTATTTACTGGCGTTAATTGCGATGTATTTAGTGATGGCTATTTTATTTAGCTCTTATACACAACCATTATTGGTGATGTTTGCGATCCCCTTTGGTTTGGTTGGTTCTTTGTTAGGGCATTTATTATTGGGCGTTGATGTAACCTTATGGTCTTTTATTGGTATGGTTGCGGTGAGTGGTATCGTGGTCAATGACAATTTGGTGCTGATTGACTATATTAATGAAAAACGTGCTAAAGGCGAGTCACTCGAAACCGCTATCGCAAGTGCAGGCGTACGTCGATTCCGTCCTATTATTCTGACATCATTAACCACATTTATCGGTTTAGTACCGATCATGAGTGAAACGAGCTTACAGGCACAATTTTTGATCCCAATGGCCATATCGCTCGCTTTTGGAGTGCTATTCGCAACACTTGTTAGCTTACTCCTAGTACCAGCTGTGTATTTATTGATCCAAGATGTAGCTAATACATTAGCTACATCTGTGTTTAAAACGCCAAGGTTAAACAGCCAAGGTTTTAATGAAAATAAAATGAACGAGTTACCTGATAATCCTGCTGCAGATAACGCAGCATAA